Proteins encoded within one genomic window of Ranitomeya variabilis isolate aRanVar5 chromosome 4, aRanVar5.hap1, whole genome shotgun sequence:
- the LOC143765601 gene encoding keratin, type I cytoskeletal 12-like: MSYSSGYQLKTSSQKVQGSSRGSSYGGFSSSSLSGAGFGGGLSSQSAKISFSSSGFGGSDGLLLGGEKQTMQNLNDRLASYLDKVRALELANSELEKKIREWYEKHNSANNNQSRDYTKYFQIIEDLKNKIIIGSTDNARIVLQIDNARLAADDFRMKYENELALRQSVETDINGLRRVLDELTLSRSDLELQLESLSEELAFLKKNHQEEMNSLKGSTGQVNVEMDAAPGVDLTKILNDMRSEYEVLAERNRKEAEDWFLKKSSELKKEISTGVQEVQTSRSEISDLKRTLQSLEIELQAQISMKNSLEGTLAETEGRYCMQLSQLQVQISHIEEQMQQVRGDMERQKGEYLRLLDIKTRLEMEIETYRRLLEGELGSIQVQQTKSQASSVDSKKDPTKTRKVRTIVEEVIDGKVMSTQVKEIEEKM; this comes from the exons ATGTCATACTCTAGCGGTTATCAGCTTAAAACATCTAGCCAAAAAGTCCAAGGCAGTAGTCGAGGTAGTAGCTATGGAGGATTCAGCAGTTCATCCTTGTCTGGTGCTGGCTTTGGTGGAGGATTGTCATCTCAAAGTGCCAAGATTAGTTTTTCTAGCTCTGGCTTTGGTGGAAGTGATGGGCTTCTACTTGGGGGCGAGAAGCAGACCATGCAGAACCTGAATGATCGTCTGGCTTCCTATCTGGATAAAGTGAGAGCTTTGGAATTGGCTAATTCTGAACTGGAGAAGAAAATTAGGGAATGGTACGAGAAACATAATTCTGCCAACAACAACCAATCCCGAGATTACACCAAATACTTCCAGATCATCGAAGATCTCAAAAACAAG ATCATCATTGGAAGTACAGACAATGCCCGTATTGTCCTCCAGATTGACAATGCCAGGTTGGCAGCTGATGACTTCAGAATGAA GTATGAGAACGAGTTGGCCCTACGCCAGAGTGTGGAAACTGATATCAATGGTCTTCGACGTGTGTTGGATGAACTGACCCTCTCAAGATCTGATCTTGAGCTTCAGCTTGAGTCTCTATCTGAAGAGCTTGCATTCCTCAAGAAGAACCACCAAGAG GAGATGAATTCCCTTAAGGGTAGCACTGGTCAAGTGAATGTTGAGATGGATGCTGCTCCAGGTGTAGATCTCACCAAAATCCTGAATGACATGAGATCAGAGTATGAAGTTCTTGCTGAGAGGAACCGCAAAGAAGCCGAGGACTGGTTCCTTAAGAAG AGCAGTGAATTGAAAAAAGAAATCTCCACTGGAGTTCAAGAGGTTCAGACAAGCCGGTCAGAGATTTCAGACCTTAAGCGCACACTACAAAGTCTTGAAATTGAACTTCAGGCTCAAATTTCAATG AAAAACTCTCTTGAAGGAACCTTAGCAGAGACAGAAGGTCGCTACTGTATGCAGCTTAGCCAACTTCAGGTCCAGATCAGCCACATTGAAGAACAGATGCAACAGGTCAGAGGTGATATGGAAAGACAGAAAGGAGAGTATCTGCGTCTTTTGGACATCAAGACCAGGCTAGAGATGGAGATTGAGACCTACAGAAGACTGCTGGAAGGAGAATTAGG GTCCATACAGGTACAGCAGACCAAGTCACAAGCATCATCCGTGGACTCCAAAAAAG ATCCTACCAAAACAAGGAAGGTGAGGACAATAGTTGAAGAGGTTATTGATGGGAAAGTGATGTCCACTCAAGTGAAGGAAATTGAAGAAAAGATGTAG